CCTTGGGGTACCAGGCGTCCCCCCATTGTATCTAGCCTTGTAAGCGGGCTCTGCAGGGGTGGACCCATATTTCCCGACTACTCGTGGGACATACATGGACAACAACAAAAAccttttaaataataacaatacgCAGACAAACATGGACACAAACACAGACACGAACACAACAACAGTCACCAACACGAATACACCCGGAAGCGGGCTGGTTgaggagggaagggacccaaTCTTGGGGACCGCCTCCGAAACACCGCTGACGGGCGGTTCTGGGGTGAGCATGTCCGCGGCAGGCGAGGTTACTACCTTGCCTCAATGAGGAGCCTTTCTCCGGCGCGACCGGGGCCGACCAGGGAGAAATCCCGGAACCGAACCCGGAAGCACGGAAGAAGGTAAAGCTCAGCGGAGCAGCCAGGAAGAAGGCCCGCAGGGCGCGCTTAGCGCTGCCAGGGACTTCTGACGGGACTGCCACCGCTGAGACCAAAAGTAAGGCTGGGATGGCCTCTGCGACGGCCGCTGTGAGGAGAGGCCCGGTTATCGGGAAACCCCGCGCAGAGACGTCGCAGGTGGGCGGCAAGGGGGCGGATGGTAAGGTGCTCAAAAGGACCCGACCATCCGTCTCCCCAAATACTTAGCCTTGCGCTAAGAAAAGGCAAAGGGTCTTTCCTTCGCCAAAAAGCTTCAGTGAGGCGCTGACGGCGGAGAGGAGTCTGGCAATCGCGCCGGCCAACCGCAGGCTTCCGCCATCGAAAATGGGAGACCATGCCGCGCTTCGACGAGTGCCAGTTCGGAGGGGGCCTGCTACTAGTGACCTGCGCGGACACCGGAGCGGTGGAATGGCTGAGGGCCACTGCCACCAGTATCCAGCCTTGGGAGGGGGCGGACCTCCAGGTGATGGATGGCCGGCGCCTCCCGAGGCTTAAAAGGATGGTCACGGTCATCCCCGGCCCTCCGGTGGCGACGGAGGCTATATTAAGAATGATGGAGGGTCAAAACCCGGGGCTCCGCACTAACTTGTGGAGAGTGTGGAGCAGCAGAGAGGGACCGAACTCGGTGACTCTCGTCCTGGGGGTTGACCCTGTGTCACACGGCCTCATCAAGAGGCAGGGTTCTAAGGTCCACGTGGGACTGCGTAGGGCACTCTTTAGAGAGGGACCTGCCAGGACCACGGAGGACACGAAGAACCCTGTCACAGTCGCCGGGAATAAACCGGGACTAACCGCCCCGGTGTTGGAGGAAGGGAAGGCGGGGGTGAGCGATGTGGACAAGGGAGAAGGGGAGCCTAGGGTACTGGCAACAGCGCCCTCGGAGACCCTCGTCCCCGCGCCGACACCCTCCCacccaccccaccccggggcTGTAACACAGAGATGGCAGCTGCCGGATCCTCCCAAGGACCGAAAGTCGCCGGAACGCAACCTGTGTCCAGTGGGAGCATCCCCAAGGCAGGAATGTCAAGGGAAGGCTGACCATCGCGGAAGCGACGAAACGGACCGGGCTTCTGGGTGTGCAGAAGGGGAACCAACGTACCCTGACACACACCCTGAAGGCCGGCACCAGGGGAAGGAGAGGGATCGGCCCCGGTAAGAATCCCCCTCATAAGTAGGTGTAATGGGCCTCGGCGGAGAACATAACATACCTACTTCGACCAAGCGAGACCGGACCACATCTGACACCAACAAGGTGCCAGATGGTACCAGGTTCTCGCAGATTCTGTACAGCTGATCTTTCAGCGGTTAACACGTTAAGCGCCACGCCGAATTCTTGTGCCGTTCCGTTCAGGCCACAGTTAGCCGTCAGGCGGGCCCTATCGGGCCGCTCGCCGATAGGAGAACCAGAGTATAAAGAGATGTCGGGTAACGTAACCCGGCCAGGCCTTTCCTTCGTATGTTTACCTATCTACTTGCACATATACTTTGCTTATATCCTTATTGTCCGTTCTCCTTTATGGTAGATAAAAACCCGAAAAGCGAGGCCTAATGACGCCCGAATGCGTAACAAATCCTCAGTTTCATAGATATCGTAGCCCAGTATCttgtttcaataaattacattaatgttTTTAAGTATTATATTGTTTTCCTTAAAGCATTGACCAAACAAAAACGATGCCGCCTAAAATGAACGTTCTGTCTCACAAGTACGGAGGGACCGACACGCGCGCGATGATAACACGAACGAAAAGTCTGCCGCCGGTCCGTGCGGACCGGCGAGGCCTGAACGGAAAGTTTTGCGCCGGTCCCTAGGGACCCAAAAGCCACTAACTGGGCACTCTATAGAGAGAGCCTGGAAGGGAGACTGAAGGGGAATTGTCAGCGTCCCAGAACCGTAGGCGAAATTGAGCAAGCGGTGGAGCATCTGAGCTCCGCCATTACTCAAGCCTACGAGGCTGCCTGCCCGGCCCGAATCAGGAACAGTAGCGAAAGGGTCCCCTGGTGGAACAAGAAAGTGGACCAAGCCAGGAAGGTCACCCGCAAACTACTGAATAAAGCCATGAAGGCCAATACGGAGCTAGCTTGGGACAACTACAGGAAGTCTCAGCAAGCTTACAAAAAGTTAATAAGAACCAGCAAGAGGACGGCCTGGAAGACCTTCTGCAAAGAAACCGAGGCACTACCCGTACTTGCCAggttaacacgttgagtgcTACGCCGGTCCCTAGGGACCGGAGGTGGACTTTCCGTTCAGCCGGCGCCGGTCCCTGGGGACCGGCAATCGATTTTTcgtttaagggggtagacacgggtaatgcagcgaggtgacattaccggcaaaaatggacctaaaaaggggtccgggacttttcgcttttcgtccttatatgagagtatttgaggctgggtgagggctcattcgaaagaggaaggttcaacgCAGCACGCTCTGGTCATGATTGAAcgatattttgttaatatctaataatatgagtgtccaaagtagaggaaaaatcgagaaaatacatccgcagaatCAAAGgtatttttaggtcactaaaacagttttGTGACTCAAACGATGACCAGAGCgtgctgcattgaacctttctctttcgaatgagccctcacccagcctcaaatattctcatataaggacgaaaagcgaaaagtcGCGATTGCATTCTCACAGACGAGTttcgccattatctggatactacagagcaagtcacgtgacaaatttagttcagctagtagttataaggtggcgtctaagtagaaaggccgccgatttggaatcgtagtcagaatcaagcgttagcttgattacgtcactcaaACTGTgttgcgaaggcaagcgaaaaaggcaacatcgccggaacgctgagtgagacgcactacagtcatgctgtccttctctcattgtgaatgttgagattgtcccttttcgctaagatttgactgccgcccgcctggatttttcacagcgccccattcaaactatatcgtatttggtatcattttaatcagaaaaatttcaccaatacGCTAGTAAcagtttcactaaaaaaaagtcaaaaataaaaaagttttttgattcaattagtattagtcacaccgaacCGTTTCGGctttttcctttgatcatcggacctctctctttccgccactgtctatccctttctacgttcacgcttggctgatcgtcgtcgcgtgtaacccgagattcgacacctcgcttagGTAAATGCAATCACTGtgtcccaatgttggttgaatttatccaggttttactgtattcagcttttactgtatagacgcaaggtccctccatttattagttctaatagtaccatagtacttttttatgcagaatgtttcaaggagttgacacaagtataaaaaaatgcaattccagttaaataaaaatggatttgcattttttgagtgcatcgttgcattcacgaagaaaatgaaatcacagaaaaatatacattatcataccattgaacttttacataaacagctttttcctatctcttaccaaattcaaaatataactcgtcccaattgcatgacgtatcctgtatacttttattaattaaaaaacatttatttaaaaaagttaataacctttactaaaaataattctcagattgcacgttccttcggttcttcagagcaggcatatatttttcagcagcgaggaatgctacggtgtgctatgtaaaatccacgcgtttggtcagtcagaatttatcggagcgggacaattctatcatttgaaagaaggatagcatgatcaccgtacatctcactctaaacacgcgccaatgtttcgctttcgttcttcaggcgtatcgtcgcgatgcctctggcgagatgagcgtttgaatgtgtttgtaaaaatacttgaggcgctgttgccttcctagatcgtgttgcgcgcacgctagctaagaattaaacctttcaagttcgtaacaaaacacgcaagtggctccatcaggcccaacgaaaaaactactgtaataccgacgtcccgaatcggtgacgtcacgtactgtgtctacccccttaagcgGCCTGGATTCTAGGGACTGACTGCAAAATTCTCGTTTGATCGACATCGGTGCATGAGACCGGCATAGTCAAGggttaaattataaatgacaataaaaaatttaagttaaaattttatcgtctCTTGACGTTCGATCTTTAGCCATTCTGGCATTCACCGCCCCATTATCTTATCTTTATAAATTGTATACATGAGCATTGAATGCCCCATTCTCACAGCCAAAACCTCAAACCAAGCAGCGAAATAAAGTAATCTTCTGTTTATACTTTTCGGTCCAGTGAAGTGTTGACCCTCCGCTTTACGCGGCGTAGTAAGACGGCAGTTCTCGGCATCAAGTGCTCACGCGCTTGGGCGACACCGAGCCGAGCGCTGCCGGCTGAGCGGAAAGTCTAGCGAAATCGGCGCCGCACTCAACGTGTTAAGGAAGGTCTTCACGATAGGCCCCTCGCCGAGGTTGGATCGCCTCAGACTTCCCAACGGAAGCCTGACGAACAACCACAAAGAAACACTAGAACACACTTCCCAGGCTCAGTAACAGAGGATCGGGAGCGGCGCCGTAACGATACCGCGCGCACCGACTCCGCACCAGCGGACTGGGGAATAGCTGAAAAGGTGATAAATATGGACTGGGTGAAGTAGGCCATCGGCTCTTTCAAAAGATTCAAGAGCCCAAGCATTGACGGGATCTTCCCGGCACTCCTTCAGGAGGGCGGAGAGGACCTGTACAGGCGCCTGGGCCAGATCTTCAAATCCTGCCTAGCGAAGTGCTACGTACCCAAAGCCTGGAGATATTGCAAGGTAGTGTTCATCCCGAAACCAGAGAGGGACAATTACGACCTTGCCAAGTCATACAGACCCATCAACCTCACCTCTTTCATGCTTAAAACGCTGAAGAGGCTGGTTGATAGGTACAGCAGAGACGAGGTCTTGGTCAGCAAACCGCTGCACCCCTCTCAACACGCCTATCAAAACGGCAGATCCACCGAGACGGCATTTCATAAACTGGTAGGTTTCATTGAAGGCGCGCTGTCGAACGGTGAATCCGCCCTCTGCACCTTCCTCGACATCGAGGGGGCGTTTGATAACACCCCTCACGATGCTATACAGGAAGCCGCGAGAAGATACAACATTTAGGACTCCGTCGTAAGATGGATCCACAACATGCTGACGAATAGAACAGCCACAGCAAGCCTGGAAGAGGAGACGGTGAAGGCCGACGTCGCGAGGGGCTGTCCGCAGGGAGGAGTCCTGTCCCCCCTGCTGTGGACCCTCGTGGTTGATGAACTCATACGTATATTCACCACGGAAGGCTTTGAGGATCAGGGTTACGCCGACGGCCTTTTTATTACGGTCAGAGGCAGACACCCGTTGGATTTACAGAGGCGATTGCAAAAGGCTATCATACTCGTAGAATCTTGGTGTCGATCACACTCGCTCTCGGTTAATCTGAGCAAAACGGAGTTGGCCCTATTCATAAAGAGACGACGCTTTTACTATAAGGCTCCTCATATTTTTGGGACGCAACTACAACTCACAGATGAGGTAAAATATCTAGGTGTAATACTAGATAAAAAACTCACCTGAAAGAACCATGTGAACAGGCAGACCCAGAAAGCAATTAGCACCTACTGGGCCTGCCGCAGAATGTTCGGCCCCACATGGGGACTCAAACCAAGGATGGTCAGGTGTATATACCAGGCCATCCTTGAACCTATCATAACATACGCCTCGATTGTGTGGTGGACCTCCATGAAGAGGGGAGCACACATAAAGGCTATAGAAAGAATATACCGAATAGCGTTGCTAGGGATAACAGGTGCGCTCCACACCACGCCCACTATGGCAATGTGTGCGCTGCTCGATATCAACCCACCCCATCTAAAAGTGATGGCAATGGCTTGGAGAGCGGCCATCCGCCTCCATCAAGCTGAAGAATGGTCCCTGGCGAGCGGCGGGCACACCGAGATCCTCAGGAATCTGGGATCGGAATTAATTCTGACCCAAGGTGGAGACCGCTGCAAGACGGAGTACCTCTTCAGACGAGAATATGATCTAATCCTCCCAGATAGGGAGAAATGGCTGGAGGACCCTAACGGCATTCTGACTCTGGGGGTCTGGTCTGGTTCACACACGGCTCCAAGACAGAATCTGGCACCGGAGCCGAGATTGCGGTGGAGAGCTCAAGGGTCGAAATGACCCACAAGCTGGGCCACCACGTTACGGTCTTCCAAGCAGAAGTGTTTGCTATCTGGGCCTGCGCCAAATATAATTTGGAAAGGGCCCACCCAGGAAAACACAACTATGTATATCTGCAGTGACAGCCTGGCCGCGCTTAGAGCCCTCCAAAAAGTAGAAATTGGGTCGAAGCTAGTCAGGGACTGTGCACTGACTTTGAGACAGCTATCTCTGAACAACAGAGTTAAGCTGCTATGGGTAGCAGGTCACGCTGGTATCCCAGGTAATGAGAGGACTAACGAACTGGCACGAATGGGGGCGACAAGCTCCCAGCCATGCCATGAGTACCCCATTGGCGTCTCAACCTATGCGTTGAAAGGCCTGGCCAAGGACTGGTTAAACCAGGAATTCATCAGGCTCTGGCATAAAGCTAACGGCATGAGACACACGAGGGCCCTACTTGAGGGACCGTCACAAAAGCTGGGTGACACCTTAATTCACCTGGACAGGGCGCAACTACGCATGCGCGTGGGCCTAGTGACAGGACactggtacacgaggaaacacctcgcGCGCATGGGACACATAGAAGAGTCGACATGCCCGAGGTGTGAGGAGGAGGACGAAACACCTCTCCACGTACTTCTAAGATGCAGGGAACTAAGGGCCCTAAGAGGATCAATCCTGGGGACCTTGGAACCCTCATCATTAAGTATTTCGGCTGGCCTGGTGCTGGTGCTTCTAAATTTTGCAACAGAAGCCCAGCTGCCAAGGCACAGTCAATAAGGAGGCTGCCTAGCGGCCCGGGTACAATGGTCCCCTAGGACTGAGTGCCCGGCTAGCCTAAACTagacaataataataataataataataataatttagtatTTACAGTAATTCCTCCGAGATTGCGACTATGGTTGGAATCGAAAGGTCGCAATGACGGTAGAGAAGACTCGAAATTCTATGACTGGGCGGTAAGACTCTATCGCCGCGGCTCGCCTTTGTAGTAAGAAGGTCGTAAAAGAGAAGGATAGCATAACAGCTTTGTTGTAGCCGAGGCAGTGCGACTGTGGTCTCATTCCCATATTGCGACAGTGGCAATCTCGGAAGAATCgctgtatgtacattgattccTCCGAGATTGCGACTGTGGTCGGAATCGAAATGTTGCAATGACGGTAGAGGAGACTCGAAATTTGATAACTGGACAGCAAGACTCTATCGCCGCCGTTCGCCTTTTACTccaaataatataatagtcCAGATGTCATCGAACCCATAGGCCTGTAGTTGTTTATACCTAAAGGCCTGAGTAATAAACTATATGAAATCTTGTATCTTGTATCtacattatttgaaaattttataaaataattttatttacgtatatatattctttcgtattttttaagcgagaacaacgaaaaacacGATTTAGATGTAAAGAAGGATATTATCGTATTATGTAACATTTTGGAGCAACCCCTTTTTAATGAAAGTAGGATAAATATAATGtcaattatatcgtgtttggtctcattttaatcggaACAATCTcaaaaatatgttaaaaaaagtttcagacaaaaaatcgttgaaattagaaaattatattgcAATATTACGAATTGCTAAGGTGCCAACTCACATCAAAAGAACCGCGGCGGGCATCGGGTTACACTGCTTCACTGACTCGAGCGAGAAAAACATAAGCGTAGGAATAACGCACGCATAGGCGCGGGACCAGACCCAGTCGCAATGTGGGAATGAAACCATAGTCGCAATCTCGGAGGAATTACTGTAATctgtaaataaattacttaaCGCTATAACTGAGTTGAACCCTATAACTGAACTAAACTTAACCTAAATAAGTGAAAATacatctattattattattatttataggtTTACCTCATTCAGAATGGTAAAACGGGATTTTAGAGTTTTGTCCACCTAGAAAGTGATTTTTGACCACTGTGCGCCGGTTACtgaatgacccatttgataatttgaaGCTAACAGTGCGAATTAACTACATGTACATTTAAAGTGctgtcaatttttaatattgggTGTGAAGAAAAGTCATCCGTGTTTTTTCTCAGTAATGAAATTGAACCCAATATCTCGTGATGTACTAGTTGCATCATGTTATGCTTATACTCTTTGGAGAGGTTCGTTTACGTAGACAAAAATTCTCCTGGACAGTTTTTGTTTGGTTGATTCAGTCGATTGTTACAGCGCGTCGAAGACGGAAGTGAACAAGGAGAAAATTCGCTATATTCTACAATTTAGCTTTGATAAAGGCGAAAAAGCCGCGCAGGCGGCCAAAATTGTGAATGAAGTTTATGGACCCGATACTGTAACAGAAAATAATGCGCAATTTTGGTTTCGCCGATTCCGTTCTGGAAATTTCGATGTGAAAGACGCTCTGGAAGGCCTGTCGCCGTAAACGTCGATGAAATCATTGATAAAGTGAGTGAAGACCGGCATATGAGCAGCGTAGAGATTGCC
This portion of the Osmia bicornis bicornis unplaced genomic scaffold, iOsmBic2.1, whole genome shotgun sequence genome encodes:
- the LOC123989037 gene encoding uncharacterized protein LOC123989037, which produces MYICSDSLAALRALQKVEIGSKLVRDCALTLRQLSLNNRVKLLWVAGHAGIPGNERTNELARMGATSSQPCHEYPIGVSTYALKGLAKDWLNQEFIRLWHKANGMRHTRALLEGPSQKLGDTLIHLDRAQLRMRVGLVTGHWYTRKHLARMGHIEESTCPRCEEEDETPLHVLLRCRELRALRGSILGTLEPSSLSISAGLVLVLLNFATEAQLPRHSQ